Proteins from a single region of Syntrophorhabdales bacterium:
- a CDS encoding FKBP-type peptidyl-prolyl cis-trans isomerase, translating into MKSCTGALALVVALLITGIAYGADDQALRTEKEQRSYAIGAQMGSDMRRFGMEVDPDLVARGFRDAYSGGKLLLSDQQMSETMTGVGRTMEAKGTEMMKQDAERNRKEGEAFLAQNMKKEGVRTLPSGLQYRVLRAGTGRTPRATDTVTVNYRGTFINGTEFDSSYRRGQPFVFQVNRVIKGWVEALQMMSVGAKWQLFIPARLAYGEQGAPPAIGPNATLIYEVELLSIK; encoded by the coding sequence ATGAAATCTTGCACAGGTGCGCTCGCACTCGTCGTAGCGCTGCTTATAACGGGAATAGCCTATGGAGCGGACGATCAGGCCCTCAGGACAGAGAAAGAGCAGAGAAGTTATGCCATAGGCGCTCAGATGGGGAGTGATATGAGGCGCTTCGGTATGGAAGTGGATCCTGATCTTGTGGCAAGGGGCTTCCGGGATGCCTATTCAGGCGGGAAGCTTCTTCTCAGTGACCAGCAAATGTCTGAAACAATGACTGGCGTCGGCAGGACAATGGAAGCCAAAGGCACTGAGATGATGAAGCAGGATGCCGAAAGGAACAGGAAGGAGGGGGAGGCATTTCTTGCACAGAACATGAAAAAGGAAGGGGTGAGAACCCTGCCGAGCGGGTTGCAATACAGGGTCCTTAGAGCGGGCACAGGCCGCACCCCGAGGGCAACGGATACTGTTACGGTGAATTATCGCGGAACCTTTATTAACGGCACTGAGTTTGACAGCTCCTACCGCCGTGGACAACCATTCGTCTTTCAGGTTAACCGCGTGATCAAGGGTTGGGTAGAGGCTCTCCAAATGATGAGCGTGGGTGCGAAATGGCAACTTTTCATACCAGCTCGTCTCGCTTACGGCGAACAAGGAGCGCCCCCGGCCATAGGGCCCAACGCCACATTAATCTACGAGGTGGAGTTACTCTCAATCAAGTAA